The DNA window tactattatttgtttataatttaacttttaaactagcatttctaataaaaaaaatatatttttaataaaaaacagtaTCTCTTTTTAGGAATTTTAACTGTATATGGCTATACCGTCACCGATTCTGCCTTTCGATGGCACTAGCTTCATCTCGTTCTAGCTTCAGCCCCCGCATGCGCTCTCTGCAGATCCTTGTGTCGGTTCTTTCGGTCCTTTTGGTCCTTTGGCTTTGGTGCTTTAGTGCTTTTTGGCCCGTTATAATTGCGGCCCAGCCAGAGTTGTTGCTTGTTTTCCGGTTGGCTGGTTTTTCCCTCTCCCTCTACTGCCTCTGCCCAGGCACCCAGTATCCTTTCTATGTATATTCTACATCTACATATGTATCCATGAATATAAAGTCCTGTATGTGGATGAACATGTCGTGACTTGTTCGCTATATAGCGACAAATTGATAACGTTTTGTGCGATTCGCTCAAGTTGATTTTGAAGCAGGACTCACAGTTCACCGATTTCCAGATTGCAGAATCTGTGTGTAGAATTCCAGTCTGGAGGATACTGGCATATGCAGACTGGCAATTTTCAATGGCCATGGCAATGGCGGTTTCTCGATTCCACCACACTTAACTTAACTAAACCGTTATACGGACATAATAGCCATGTCTGGCAttgattatttttcaaaatggcCAATGGTCTAGACTTTAGAGGGTTTTCCAAAGCAACAGATTGTGGTTTTAAAGATTTTACGATTTTTAAACCTGATTTTGAAGATTTTATTCACTTGATACTTTGTAGACACACTTacctttgttttatttacttttaaattatgttttaaatgagtGATAAATATTGCTTacatttaaaatctattttattatatattttgttggttttttcctctcaaaaatttttttattcaacacTATATCAGGATCAAAGAATTtagtaataaaatatatttaaaaaaaaataataatttctaccataaataataaatatatttaaactcACCTGAAACTGGATCATCCCCTCGTCCAAACTCACATCTCTACATATTCCGTTATTTGTTCCTTTTCAACATAGGTACTTTACTCAGGAGCTgcttccacacacacacacaaacactgaGAACCGCCATTTATAAACTCAAAATCcgttaaatttattaaacaaatatgcaataattatattttttaagttttgaaaGTATTTTTAAGGATATTAATGAGTTTTTAAGATAATAATCCAAGAAACACACGCTTTAGATATTTAAAAATCACTTGTATtctcatttaattaaataataacttTTAATAAGACtatatttgaaacattttaaacaaaaactaattatTTAAAAGGATAATTAACACTTTTCAAGTCaatataaatgttttttaataaaagacaACGCGAGAGAACGGAAAAAACGAACCGATCGCGAAGAAGGCAGAGAGAAAACTGCGCTCAGAGAGCAGATCCTTGCCGTATGCACCCATACATGTGTTTACCAACACTAAACAGGTGTTTGGCGCGAAAAGTTTaaggtttaaaatttaaacagcCCACCTTATAAAAAACGCTTCAAAACatgcaattaaatttttatttttggcaaaaaaaatcaCTTTCATAGAGTgcaaagaacaaaaaaaaattgaatccttttatatatatatatatatattacagTTTATCCTAGTTTATGATTATATCTTTAAGTtggcatacatatatatttatatagggttttctttttttttaatttaagatttatAAACCACTTTCCATTTTCGATTATTGCACAAAAagttattttgtatttttttttgtaaataggCGATTTATATACATAGGCTTTTGGTGGTTAAGTGGGACTTGGAGGAGTCTCCTACATGGGACATCCGTGGACATAGCCAACATTCCGGAATATAGCCGCCGCGGCAGCGGATGTGAGAAAATTGCACGGATTGCTGGCAgctgcggcagcggcagcggcggcacTAAACGAACCGCTCAGCCCAGTGGGGCAGCATCCCAATGCcccaccaccgccaccacccTCCTGCACCACAAAGTCCTTCTCCAAGGTGGCCTGGTGACGTAGTTGCTCCAAACGTAGCTGATTCTGGCGCTTCCATTTGgttctataaaaaattaagaattttaaaacatttttttggagAATTAAATATACCGGTGACGAAAGTCTCATCAGATTTTAAGGCATTCGTCACCAAACTTGAGCACACTCACCGTCGATTTTGGTACCAGGTCTTCACTTGGGTCTCGGATAGATTCAGGGTCTCGGCCACATCACTGCGATCCGCCACACTGAGGTACTTCTGGCAGCGGAACTTGCGCTCCAAGTAGGCCAACTGGGCGTGGGTGAAGGCGGTGCGCCGGCGACGCGGCTTCCGTCCGCTCTTGCTCAGCTGCAGCTTGTGATCCGCATAGGAGCCGCCACCTGGTCCACCACTGCTGCCGTTGCCACTTCCACCGCCTGATCCTCCACCGCCACCAGatcctccagctcctcctcctcctgcacTGCTAGATGCGCCCTCACCCCCGGAAGCTGCA is part of the Drosophila bipectinata strain 14024-0381.07 chromosome XL, DbipHiC1v2, whole genome shotgun sequence genome and encodes:
- the LOC108119351 gene encoding homeobox protein B-H1; the encoded protein is MQSSKSFLIRDLLGDLITRRQTDSELELSNDDSDIDIEDRSTPDSTAAGCQQDLLLAHRHSHHHHHLPHHHPHHHQHHHNHHGFAHHQDESSVESCGSATPGPGSGASLSAAAAVAAGLLAAAASGGEGASSSAGGGGAGGSGGGGGSGGGSGNGSSGGPGGGSYADHKLQLSKSGRKPRRRRTAFTHAQLAYLERKFRCQKYLSVADRSDVAETLNLSETQVKTWYQNRRTKWKRQNQLRLEQLRHQATLEKDFVVQEGGGGGGALGCCPTGLSGSFSAAAAAAAAASNPCNFLTSAAAAAIFRNVGYVHGCPM